A genomic window from Brevibacillus agri includes:
- the purU gene encoding formyltetrahydrofolate deformylase, with protein sequence MNHEPAKNDNRAILLISCPERLGIISAVSNLLLSYKANIVQFDQHTTDPRDGMFFMRILFDLETLPESFGQLEQDLAKMAEDYPMDWRLSKESQRKRMAIFVSKMDHCLVELLWRVKSKEIRVDIPMVISNHPDAKETVEAYGIPFYHIPLATQSKEEAERKALELLQGNVDFIVLARYMQILSPRFIAHYPNQIINIHHSFLPAFIGANPYKRAFMRGVKLIGATAHYVTNDLDEGPIIEQDVIRVNHRYTEEDLKVAGRHVERNVLAQAISWHVEDKVIVYGNKTIVFA encoded by the coding sequence ATGAACCACGAGCCTGCAAAAAACGACAACCGAGCCATCCTGCTCATCTCGTGCCCGGAGCGGCTGGGCATCATCTCGGCCGTCTCCAACCTGCTGCTCAGCTACAAAGCGAACATCGTGCAGTTCGACCAGCACACGACAGACCCGCGCGACGGCATGTTTTTCATGCGCATTTTGTTCGACCTGGAGACGCTGCCCGAATCGTTTGGACAGCTTGAGCAGGACCTGGCGAAAATGGCCGAAGATTACCCGATGGACTGGCGGCTCAGCAAAGAAAGCCAGCGAAAGCGCATGGCGATTTTCGTCTCGAAAATGGACCATTGCCTCGTCGAGCTGCTCTGGCGCGTCAAGTCGAAGGAGATTCGCGTAGATATCCCGATGGTCATCAGCAACCACCCGGATGCGAAAGAAACGGTGGAAGCGTACGGGATTCCGTTTTACCATATTCCGCTTGCGACCCAGAGCAAGGAAGAGGCGGAGCGCAAGGCGCTGGAGCTGTTGCAGGGCAACGTCGACTTCATCGTCCTGGCCAGGTACATGCAAATTTTGTCCCCGCGCTTCATCGCGCATTACCCGAACCAGATCATCAACATCCACCATTCGTTCCTGCCCGCGTTCATCGGGGCCAACCCGTACAAGCGCGCCTTCATGCGCGGCGTGAAGCTGATCGGGGCGACCGCCCACTACGTCACCAACGACCTCGACGAAGGGCCGATCATCGAGCAGGACGTCATTCGCGTCAACCACCGCTACACGGAGGAAGACTTGAAGGTGGCCGGCCGCCACGTCGAGCGCAACGTCTTGGCCCAGGCGATCTCCTGGCATGTCGAGGACAAAGTGATCGTGTACGGGAACAAGACGATTGTGTTTGCGTAG
- a CDS encoding metal ABC transporter permease: MDFLQAIGQYEFLQKALFTSVVVGIICGVIGSFIILRGMSLMGDAISHAVLPGVALSYAFGINFFLGAVATGVLTAVGIGYVSQNSRIKNDTAIGILFTSAFALGIIMITMLKSSTDLYHILFGNVLAVRPSDMWVTVGIGLIVIVTVYAFFKELLLTSFDPTIAAAYGLRNNLIHYLLMTLLTMVTVASLQTVGIVLVVAMLITPAATAYLLTDRLSVMIFLAAGFGVISAIVGLYFSFTYNLASGATIVMVATALFLLAFLFSRKHGVVWKSIRARQKRVELSK; encoded by the coding sequence ATGGATTTTTTACAAGCAATTGGACAGTATGAATTTTTGCAAAAAGCTTTGTTTACTTCTGTAGTAGTGGGCATCATCTGCGGCGTCATCGGCAGCTTCATTATTTTGCGCGGCATGTCGCTGATGGGGGACGCGATCTCCCACGCGGTTTTGCCGGGGGTTGCTCTCTCTTATGCTTTCGGGATCAATTTTTTCCTGGGAGCAGTCGCCACTGGCGTCCTGACGGCGGTCGGAATCGGCTACGTCAGCCAGAACAGCCGGATCAAGAACGACACGGCCATCGGCATTTTGTTCACCTCGGCTTTTGCCCTGGGGATCATCATGATTACGATGCTGAAAAGCAGTACGGACCTGTACCACATCCTGTTCGGGAACGTGCTCGCCGTCCGGCCGTCCGACATGTGGGTGACCGTCGGCATCGGTCTGATCGTCATCGTGACCGTCTACGCGTTCTTCAAGGAGCTGCTGCTGACGTCGTTTGACCCGACGATTGCGGCCGCCTACGGTCTGCGCAACAATCTCATCCACTACTTGCTGATGACCTTGCTGACGATGGTGACGGTAGCGTCTCTGCAAACGGTAGGCATCGTGCTCGTAGTCGCCATGCTGATTACTCCGGCCGCTACCGCGTACTTGTTGACGGATCGCCTGTCGGTGATGATTTTCCTGGCTGCCGGCTTCGGTGTCATCTCCGCCATCGTCGGTTTGTACTTCAGCTTTACCTACAATCTGGCTTCGGGCGCGACGATTGTGATGGTGGCAACCGCGCTGTTCCTGCTAGCCTTTCTGTTCTCCCGCAAGCACGGGGTTGTCTGGAAATCAATTCGAGCCCGGCAAAAAAGAGTCGAGCTTTCAAAGTAA
- a CDS encoding ABC transporter substrate-binding protein yields MYKKLLAIPVTAVFLLLAACGANGPGGQAAGDPAAKPTRSIQYLGNTYKIPARTKQIAFVESRSSFEDALLTGIPPFAATVEKSGAFPQEYAAITQNTQKLPADIADHVGDLAALGPDTILTSDKTSEEKRSKLESAASVIPISSNGAHWEDNLRLLAEVRGKDANVDAIVSKVRTNTEKTRDKLAPLKDKIVLTAWFHEGAFLVYPKNERYNYLLYTDLGLATPSVVEQAKEPVPLSLAELAQADPDYLFVMVDKSSDPDAAKSFEQLKQQPEWSNLRVVQSGQVYENAVNPGLAGGTAYSNQSFLNALSARLLK; encoded by the coding sequence ATGTATAAAAAGCTACTGGCCATCCCTGTAACGGCTGTGTTTCTGTTGCTGGCAGCATGCGGTGCGAACGGGCCAGGAGGGCAAGCCGCAGGCGATCCTGCCGCAAAACCGACGCGTTCTATCCAGTATTTGGGCAACACATATAAAATCCCGGCGCGAACGAAGCAAATCGCCTTCGTCGAATCTCGCAGCAGCTTTGAAGATGCGCTTTTGACCGGCATCCCCCCGTTTGCCGCTACCGTAGAAAAAAGCGGTGCGTTCCCGCAGGAATACGCCGCGATTACGCAAAATACGCAAAAGCTCCCCGCGGACATCGCGGACCACGTCGGCGACCTTGCCGCTTTGGGGCCGGATACGATCCTGACCTCCGACAAGACGTCCGAGGAAAAGCGCAGCAAGCTGGAAAGCGCAGCGTCGGTCATTCCCATCTCCTCGAATGGAGCGCATTGGGAAGACAACCTGCGGCTGCTTGCCGAGGTGCGCGGCAAAGACGCCAACGTCGATGCCATCGTGAGCAAGGTCCGGACGAATACGGAAAAAACGCGCGACAAGCTGGCTCCGCTCAAGGACAAAATCGTGCTGACCGCATGGTTTCACGAAGGCGCTTTTCTCGTCTATCCGAAAAACGAGCGGTACAACTATTTGCTCTATACCGATCTCGGGCTGGCGACCCCAAGCGTTGTAGAGCAAGCAAAAGAACCCGTGCCGCTTTCCCTCGCAGAGCTGGCACAGGCAGACCCGGATTATTTGTTCGTGATGGTCGACAAAAGCAGCGATCCCGACGCCGCCAAATCGTTCGAGCAGTTGAAGCAGCAGCCTGAATGGAGCAATCTGCGCGTGGTCCAAAGCGGCCAGGTGTACGAAAATGCCGTCAACCCCGGATTGGCCGGAGGCACGGCCTACAGCAACCAGTCGTTTTTGAACGCGCTGTCCGCGCGGCTGTTGAAATAA
- a CDS encoding IclR family transcriptional regulator, which translates to MTLKTLEKSLELLELFTKERTSWGVRELAKELGINHTTVYRILATFEQKGYLIQDHETKKYELGMKLWEFGQLVEDKLGISEYIYPIMRNVSEQTGETIFLTWLDQLECVHVEMAESSQSIKFSVSVGSRTPLHAGASNTVIMAYLPRDVQEHVIARGLTALTAHTVVEKESLYKKLDEIKKRGWCFSAGEFADEVFGLSVPLFNKRREIVGSMTIAGPVSRTPEGERLLTMLSALQEGQREVQHYLDKYNLSYV; encoded by the coding sequence ATGACATTAAAAACGTTGGAAAAATCGTTGGAGCTGTTGGAACTGTTTACAAAAGAACGAACTTCCTGGGGAGTGCGCGAGCTAGCCAAGGAATTGGGGATCAACCATACGACCGTCTACCGCATTTTGGCTACGTTCGAGCAAAAGGGGTATTTGATTCAGGACCACGAGACGAAAAAGTACGAGCTGGGCATGAAGCTGTGGGAGTTCGGACAGCTTGTGGAAGACAAGCTGGGCATCTCGGAGTACATTTACCCGATCATGAGAAACGTTTCCGAGCAGACGGGCGAAACGATCTTTTTGACCTGGCTCGATCAGTTGGAGTGCGTGCACGTGGAGATGGCGGAAAGCTCGCAGAGCATCAAGTTTTCCGTGTCGGTCGGCAGTCGGACGCCGTTGCATGCGGGGGCGTCCAATACGGTTATTATGGCGTACTTGCCGCGCGACGTTCAGGAGCATGTGATCGCCAGAGGCTTGACGGCGCTCACGGCACACACCGTCGTGGAAAAAGAGAGCCTGTACAAGAAGCTGGACGAGATCAAAAAGCGCGGCTGGTGCTTCAGCGCGGGCGAGTTCGCCGACGAGGTGTTCGGGCTGTCCGTTCCGCTGTTCAACAAGCGGCGGGAAATCGTCGGCTCGATGACCATTGCCGGACCTGTCAGCCGCACTCCGGAGGGCGAGCGGTTGCTGACGATGCTGTCTGCGCTGCAGGAGGGGCAGCGTGAAGTCCAGCATTACCTGGACAAATACAACCTCAGCTACGTGTAG
- a CDS encoding helix-turn-helix domain-containing protein, with the protein MLVWMLRKVMADRGIWSGAALARLLKEKAGYELSAPSISALLNGQPKQMKADTLDALCTALECTPNDLWVHTPPSQNEGA; encoded by the coding sequence ATGCTTGTCTGGATGTTGCGAAAAGTAATGGCGGACAGAGGCATCTGGTCCGGGGCGGCGCTCGCCCGGTTGCTGAAAGAAAAGGCAGGCTATGAACTCTCGGCTCCGTCGATCAGCGCGCTGCTCAACGGCCAGCCGAAGCAAATGAAAGCCGACACGCTGGATGCTTTGTGCACGGCGCTGGAATGCACGCCGAACGATCTGTGGGTGCACACCCCGCCCTCGCAAAACGAAGGGGCGTAA
- a CDS encoding ABC transporter ATP-binding protein gives MRFYQKYIKKYGVLASISMIFLMVEALCDLLQPTIMSRIIDIGVAQRDMDYVLKTGGLMLLITALGAVAASMRNVLATYVSQNFGAQLRSDLFSKVQSLSFDSLNKFDRASLVTRLTNDVNQVQVFVNGMMRIFVKAPLVCIGGLFMATQLNAELAVVLAVVVPIVGLLIFLNLKIGFPFFLKVQQALDRVNGAMREYLSGVRVVKAFNRFDFEVGKFTRANEELQEKSLSATRVMSVFSPAIMLTVNLGIVAVLWMGGLGVEQGNIQVGHIIAFTNYMTQILFSLMMISLVFNMFVRAKASAGRIGEVFAEENRMSWKEDAAHGQEPGEEKGRIDFEQVSFSYDGEGGQPVLKQISFSCLPGETVGIIGSTGAGKSSLVSLIPRFYDVTAGTIRVNGQDVREVDPAKLREKMAIVPQKTTLFTGTVLENIRWGKEDATEEEVEAAARMAQAHEFIAATPEGYQTRVGQGGVNFSGGQKQRISIARALVKKPEILILDDSTSAVDVATESKIKEALQTYAKGLTCILIAQRITSVMDADKIVVLDNGEVAGIGTHETLLATCRVYQEIFTSQIGKEAS, from the coding sequence ATGCGGTTTTATCAAAAATACATAAAGAAGTACGGCGTGCTCGCGAGCATCTCCATGATCTTTTTGATGGTGGAGGCGTTGTGCGATTTGTTGCAGCCGACGATCATGTCGCGGATTATCGACATCGGAGTGGCGCAGCGCGACATGGATTACGTGCTGAAAACCGGGGGACTGATGCTCTTGATTACGGCGCTGGGCGCTGTCGCCGCCTCCATGCGCAACGTGCTAGCCACTTATGTGTCGCAAAACTTCGGAGCGCAGTTGCGGTCCGATTTGTTTTCCAAGGTGCAGTCCTTGTCGTTTGACAGTCTCAACAAGTTCGACCGGGCGTCGCTCGTCACCCGCCTGACCAATGACGTCAACCAGGTGCAGGTGTTCGTCAACGGGATGATGCGCATTTTCGTCAAAGCGCCGCTGGTGTGCATCGGGGGACTGTTCATGGCGACGCAGTTGAATGCGGAGTTGGCTGTCGTGCTCGCTGTCGTCGTGCCGATTGTCGGCTTGTTGATCTTTTTGAATCTGAAAATCGGCTTTCCGTTTTTCCTCAAGGTGCAACAAGCATTGGACCGCGTCAACGGAGCGATGCGCGAATATTTGTCAGGGGTGCGAGTCGTCAAGGCGTTCAACCGCTTTGACTTCGAGGTCGGCAAATTCACGCGGGCAAACGAAGAGTTGCAAGAGAAGTCGCTGTCTGCCACGCGCGTCATGTCCGTGTTCAGCCCGGCGATCATGCTGACGGTCAACCTCGGGATTGTGGCCGTGCTCTGGATGGGCGGGCTTGGCGTGGAGCAAGGCAATATCCAGGTCGGCCACATTATTGCGTTCACCAACTACATGACGCAAATTTTGTTTTCGCTGATGATGATTTCCCTGGTTTTCAACATGTTCGTGCGGGCCAAGGCTTCGGCTGGCCGGATCGGAGAAGTTTTCGCCGAGGAAAACCGGATGAGCTGGAAAGAGGACGCGGCGCATGGACAGGAGCCGGGGGAAGAAAAAGGCCGGATTGACTTTGAACAGGTCAGCTTTTCGTACGATGGCGAAGGTGGACAGCCTGTGTTGAAGCAGATTTCGTTTTCGTGCCTGCCAGGAGAGACAGTGGGAATCATCGGTTCGACCGGGGCGGGGAAAAGCAGCCTCGTCAGCCTGATTCCGCGCTTTTACGATGTGACGGCAGGGACGATTCGCGTAAACGGGCAAGATGTCCGCGAGGTGGACCCGGCCAAGCTGCGTGAAAAAATGGCGATCGTCCCGCAAAAGACGACGCTGTTTACGGGAACGGTGCTGGAAAACATCCGCTGGGGCAAGGAGGATGCCACGGAGGAGGAAGTGGAAGCAGCGGCCCGGATGGCGCAGGCCCACGAGTTCATTGCGGCGACGCCGGAAGGCTACCAGACGCGCGTCGGCCAAGGCGGAGTCAACTTTTCCGGCGGGCAGAAACAGCGCATCTCCATCGCCAGGGCGTTGGTGAAAAAGCCGGAGATTCTCATTCTCGACGACAGCACGAGCGCGGTTGACGTGGCGACGGAGAGCAAGATCAAGGAAGCGCTGCAAACGTACGCAAAAGGGCTGACCTGCATCCTGATCGCGCAGCGGATCACCTCTGTCATGGATGCCGACAAGATTGTCGTGCTCGACAACGGAGAGGTCGCCGGAATCGGCACGCATGAAACGCTGCTGGCTACGTGCCGGGTCTACCAGGAAATCTTTACGTCGCAAATCGGCAAGGAGGCGAGCTAG
- the def gene encoding peptide deformylase — translation MAVKTILPFGDPILRKTAKPVTEFNDRLGKLLDDMTETLYAKEGRAGLAAPQVGFLRRVIVMDCGDGLIELINPEILELDGEQIGPEACLSFPGYSGIVKRAQYVKIQSANRAGETFTLEGEGFLARCIQHEIDHLNGVLFVDRIDGDKLYHDQTKRKVNLMDVWQLTKKQG, via the coding sequence ATGGCAGTAAAAACAATCCTCCCTTTCGGAGATCCGATTTTACGCAAAACCGCAAAGCCCGTCACCGAGTTCAATGACAGGCTGGGAAAGCTTCTGGACGATATGACGGAGACTCTTTACGCCAAGGAAGGCCGGGCTGGGCTGGCCGCGCCGCAAGTCGGCTTTTTAAGGCGCGTGATCGTCATGGATTGCGGAGACGGGCTGATCGAGCTGATTAACCCGGAAATTTTGGAGCTGGACGGCGAGCAGATCGGGCCGGAAGCGTGCCTGTCTTTTCCCGGCTACTCGGGCATCGTGAAGCGCGCCCAGTACGTGAAAATCCAGAGCGCAAACCGGGCGGGCGAGACGTTCACGCTGGAGGGCGAAGGTTTTTTGGCGCGCTGTATCCAGCATGAGATCGACCATTTGAACGGCGTGCTGTTCGTGGACCGGATCGACGGGGACAAGCTGTACCACGACCAGACGAAGCGCAAAGTGAACCTCATGGACGTTTGGCAGTTGACGAAAAAGCAAGGGTAA
- a CDS encoding metal ABC transporter ATP-binding protein: MNSAVSVRELHVSYFGVEVVRDVTFAVEQGSMVGIIGPNGAGKSTMIKAMLGLIGKDKGDVRFYGKEVNEVRKQVAYVPQRSQIDWTFPITVMDTVLIGTYPSVGLFKFPKKKEKAWAMECLRKVGLEDFAKRQIGELSGGQQQRVFLARALAQKPELLLLDEPFVGIDVASEETIIRILKELQLQDKTIVVVHHDLSKANAYFDQLLLLNKELIKFGTVDEVLNREVMAKAYAHQLQFLEKVEVTA, translated from the coding sequence AGAGAGCTTCACGTCTCCTACTTTGGAGTCGAGGTGGTGCGGGACGTAACCTTTGCTGTCGAGCAAGGAAGCATGGTGGGCATTATCGGGCCGAATGGCGCGGGGAAATCGACCATGATTAAGGCCATGCTCGGGTTGATCGGCAAAGACAAGGGAGACGTCCGGTTTTACGGCAAGGAAGTGAATGAGGTCCGGAAGCAGGTCGCCTACGTCCCGCAGCGGAGCCAGATCGACTGGACGTTTCCGATCACGGTGATGGATACCGTCCTCATCGGAACGTACCCGAGCGTCGGCTTGTTCAAATTTCCGAAGAAGAAGGAAAAGGCGTGGGCGATGGAATGCCTGCGAAAAGTCGGCCTGGAGGACTTCGCGAAGCGGCAGATTGGCGAGTTGTCCGGCGGGCAGCAGCAGCGCGTTTTTTTGGCTCGGGCACTGGCGCAAAAGCCGGAGTTGCTCCTTCTGGACGAGCCGTTTGTCGGGATCGACGTCGCCAGCGAGGAGACGATCATCCGGATTTTGAAGGAGTTGCAGCTTCAAGACAAAACAATCGTGGTCGTCCACCACGACTTGAGCAAGGCGAATGCTTACTTCGATCAACTGCTGCTTTTGAACAAAGAGCTTATCAAGTTCGGAACAGTCGATGAAGTCCTGAATCGAGAGGTCATGGCGAAAGCATACGCGCATCAACTTCAATTTCTCGAGAAGGTAGAGGTAACGGCGTGA
- a CDS encoding MarR family transcriptional regulator, whose amino-acid sequence MAPLIYENWLPSDGEYCGKADETEADEKEQKIWKKWLKVTGFILVTIIAPLWLLDKQTILSEEFMTGALFVNVFAVIQIFHVVYLTYRNYVRKTEHDVLGYVMDNQGVLYPQEIAEFTDESLSSIQRMADRWHKANLVSTSYGNDGTVMYLFPNVTAESMVYLREPNYNPLAQLKRVKEQLMQTCCYAFLYSFLAGYAFMNWSHFIFYGGIGAVCAAYRTFYSIQAREEAEQIERIGLQVATHRNGQLTVHELAYNAMVSMKEAAKLLKKWELANIARRIEIGEGFVPVYIISGVVSKECGWLQSGCSTIHFRWGV is encoded by the coding sequence TTGGCACCGCTCATCTACGAGAATTGGTTGCCAAGTGATGGAGAGTATTGTGGAAAGGCTGACGAAACAGAAGCGGATGAGAAGGAGCAGAAAATATGGAAAAAGTGGCTGAAGGTCACCGGTTTCATTCTCGTGACAATCATTGCTCCCCTCTGGCTGCTTGATAAACAGACCATCCTTTCAGAGGAGTTTATGACAGGGGCACTCTTCGTCAACGTGTTTGCGGTTATCCAAATATTTCATGTTGTTTATTTGACTTACCGAAATTATGTACGGAAAACCGAGCACGATGTCTTGGGGTATGTCATGGACAATCAAGGTGTTCTCTATCCACAAGAAATCGCAGAATTTACCGACGAGAGCCTGTCGTCCATTCAGCGGATGGCCGATCGATGGCACAAGGCCAATCTCGTATCGACGTCCTACGGGAATGATGGGACCGTGATGTACTTGTTTCCGAATGTCACCGCTGAATCAATGGTGTACTTGCGGGAACCCAACTATAATCCGCTCGCGCAGCTCAAACGGGTAAAGGAGCAATTGATGCAGACATGCTGTTATGCCTTTCTTTATTCTTTTCTGGCCGGTTACGCATTCATGAATTGGAGCCATTTTATCTTTTATGGAGGGATTGGGGCGGTCTGCGCAGCCTACAGAACTTTCTACTCTATACAGGCGAGGGAGGAAGCGGAGCAGATTGAGCGAATCGGACTTCAGGTGGCTACACATCGGAATGGCCAATTGACCGTCCATGAATTGGCTTATAACGCAATGGTCAGCATGAAAGAGGCGGCAAAGCTACTAAAAAAGTGGGAGCTTGCAAACATTGCCAGACGAATTGAGATAGGTGAGGGATTCGTACCTGTTTACATTATCAGCGGCGTCGTGTCGAAGGAATGCGGTTGGCTTCAGAGCGGGTGTAGCACTATCCATTTCCGATGGGGCGTATGA
- a CDS encoding metal ABC transporter substrate-binding protein yields MKKWNLFLVFLISTVLLAACGAPQNNSAEPGKSGDDKLQVVTTYSILYDIVKNVGGDRVEIHSLAPVGSNPHEYDPLPADVQKTTDADAVFYNGLNLEAGNSWFEKLMQTAGKSGPDAPVFRLSEGVAAKHLTTKGKESEEDPHAWLDVRNGIKYAENARDALIKIDPAHKETYEKNATAYIEKLRALHDEAVKQYGQIPREQRVLVTSEGAFKYFCEAYDFDAAYIWEINSENQGTPEQVSQVVDLIREKKIPALFVETSIDPRSMEMVSRETGVPIVGKVFTDSLGKPGEDGDTYIKMMEWNIKTIYEGLMKK; encoded by the coding sequence ATGAAAAAATGGAACCTGTTTCTCGTCTTTCTCATCTCAACCGTCCTGCTCGCTGCGTGCGGCGCTCCGCAAAACAACTCGGCCGAGCCCGGAAAATCCGGCGACGACAAACTGCAAGTCGTGACGACGTACTCGATTTTGTACGACATCGTGAAAAACGTAGGGGGAGATCGCGTCGAGATCCACAGCCTGGCTCCCGTCGGCTCCAACCCGCACGAATACGATCCGCTGCCAGCAGACGTGCAAAAAACAACGGATGCCGATGCCGTGTTCTACAACGGCCTGAACCTGGAAGCAGGAAACTCGTGGTTTGAAAAGCTGATGCAAACGGCAGGCAAGTCCGGCCCGGATGCACCCGTGTTCCGCCTGAGCGAAGGGGTAGCCGCCAAGCATTTGACCACCAAAGGCAAAGAAAGCGAAGAAGACCCGCACGCATGGCTGGACGTTCGCAACGGCATCAAGTACGCGGAAAACGCACGCGACGCCCTCATCAAAATCGACCCGGCGCACAAGGAAACGTACGAGAAAAACGCAACGGCGTACATCGAGAAGCTGCGCGCCCTGCATGACGAAGCCGTCAAGCAATACGGCCAAATCCCGCGCGAGCAGCGCGTCCTCGTCACGAGCGAAGGAGCGTTTAAATATTTCTGCGAGGCGTACGATTTCGACGCCGCCTACATTTGGGAAATCAACTCGGAAAACCAGGGAACGCCTGAGCAGGTCAGCCAGGTAGTCGACCTGATCCGCGAGAAAAAAATCCCGGCGCTGTTCGTCGAAACGAGCATCGACCCGCGCAGCATGGAAATGGTCTCGCGCGAAACCGGCGTGCCAATCGTCGGCAAAGTGTTCACCGACTCGCTCGGCAAGCCAGGCGAGGACGGCGATACGTACATCAAGATGATGGAGTGGAACATCAAGACGATTTACGAAGGGTTGATGAAAAAATAG
- a CDS encoding YebC/PmpR family DNA-binding transcriptional regulator, producing MGRKWNNIKEKKASKDASTSRIYAKFGKEIYVAAKQGEPDPESNRALKIVLERAKTYSVPKAIIDRAIEKAKGGAEENYSELRYEGFGPNGSMVIVDALTNNVNRTASEVRAAFNKNGGNMGVTGSVAYMFDPTAVFGLEGKTAEEVLEILMEAEVDVRDILEEDGAVIVYAEPEQYHAVQEAFKKAGITEFTVAELTMLAQNEVTLSEEAQAQFEKMIDALEDLDDVQQVYHNVDLGE from the coding sequence ATGGGTCGTAAGTGGAACAATATCAAAGAGAAAAAAGCTTCGAAGGATGCCAGCACCAGTCGTATATATGCCAAGTTCGGCAAAGAAATTTATGTAGCGGCCAAGCAAGGCGAGCCGGACCCAGAGTCGAACCGCGCTCTGAAGATCGTCCTGGAGCGTGCCAAAACATACAGCGTACCGAAAGCCATTATCGACCGCGCGATTGAAAAAGCGAAGGGCGGAGCCGAAGAAAACTACAGCGAACTGCGCTACGAAGGCTTCGGGCCAAACGGCTCCATGGTCATCGTGGACGCCCTGACCAACAACGTAAACCGCACCGCGTCTGAAGTGCGCGCCGCCTTCAACAAAAACGGCGGAAACATGGGTGTGACAGGCTCGGTTGCCTACATGTTCGACCCGACGGCCGTATTTGGCCTCGAAGGCAAAACAGCCGAGGAAGTGCTCGAAATTTTGATGGAAGCAGAAGTAGACGTCCGCGACATTTTGGAAGAAGACGGAGCCGTCATCGTCTACGCTGAGCCGGAGCAGTACCATGCCGTGCAGGAAGCGTTCAAAAAAGCAGGCATCACCGAGTTCACTGTCGCCGAGCTGACCATGCTCGCGCAAAACGAAGTGACGCTTTCCGAAGAGGCGCAAGCCCAGTTTGAAAAAATGATCGACGCCCTCGAAGATTTGGACGATGTGCAGCAAGTGTACCACAACGTCGATCTCGGCGAATAA